cagccaaaaggCCAAAATTTGTTTCGCGGtttcagggttggtcccatagtaaaagttcctcagtataatcccaaaacctccctggcaacgggaatgcatatTTTATAGCCACCGTGTTTATGAGATGAATAGATGATGTTTGTATCGAAGCAAAAATTTATCACTTAAAGCGAATTCAAAGacataaaactaaataagtatAGTTAGTCAATATAAATTGtgagtaaataagaacaaaaaaaaaactcatccttttcttttgggtactagtactagtgtaagataaagatagtatgattctctctgtctatgtttgaaatgagacagtcctttgacaaatataataaaatataaatgcaaTCTTAATAGCTTATGCCAAGGCCGaactaaaagtaattaaatccaCGATTGCGTGAATCTGCGAACAGAATGTTTTGAAACCGAGATTAGTTTACACATATTCATGCACATACATTAGTTCTCTTTCAAGTGACTTAATTGGTATTTTATTAGGAAATTGTTTACAATGGGTATTGAATCGAATGTGTAACGTAATTCTTCTGATTACAGTTTTATTGTGAATGTTGAAATGTaggagtaggtacctaataagtaagttttataaaataaatacggtGTTAACatgatttgctataaaaatataattttatttttaaatagtctGTGCTTCTGGCTTTGTCAATTTTGTGCATTAGCTTTATAATTCTaatataaatttctttaaatagGTATCCATCATACATCCGTTATGACACTTATGACGTATTTACCTATAGTCATTAATCGATTGGTGTCGTGCAAAGCGGCTCGTTGATCGTAAAATTATATGCAAATTAACATCTGTATTCGTTAAGTCATACGTTATCAATGTTATCATTTatcaataatataaatgttttctGTATATTTAGGTTATGGGCCACAAAATACATCGTTTAagttaaaaggtttttttttacttctcatgctcgtatattttactcacaatcgaagtgaaaggTAGAGTGTATAACttaggcataaatgtccatttttaacCTCGACTATATTTTTCCTctgcgctcggaccaataaTTTGCCTCAGATAAAAATgaatcgctttatgcccttgttgtaccaTCTACAATTGTTTCTTTACTCATCAATACTCTCTGCATTTTATTAATCTAATTATGTATCCTATATACTGAACCTACTTACTGCGAATCACAATCATGTTGTAACAAGTTTCATTAGATAACAAGTGTCTTGGTAAAAAGTTAAGAAGAAACAAATGTGTATTGCGAAGTATTAGTTTAATAAGTAGTTTTTCTGAACATGTTATTTTAAGCatgatttaaaatttgtaagttTTTAAATACGCCTAACATTTATTGTCATAATATGAATTCGTATAACAGATTTGGCATAACATTGAACaggcaaattaataaaatagtatACAACTTTTTGCGCATAATAATGAATCCACATTATGCATAACATTATTAACCATAACTTTAATTGTCCCAAAATGAATAGTTTCATAAAGCGATCGAATTAAATTGATCAGGACAAAACCAActcggttaggttaggttcagaAGGTATTTTCTAACAGCCCGATAATCGATATTTACACGTCCTAATTAACTCCTCAGatccataattaaaaataattaattttgtaatattgcCTGCAAATTCTTTCTCGTGAATATGATTTTGATTATCCTCTTGCCGTCACATTATCCAGTACTacaggcggactgatagtcagtgggccccttaagataaaTGTGTAGATACCTGCaccaacaaaaataaaaaaaatgcaggaCTTAATAGTTCTTATCGACCACTCACAATGCCACCTTCTGTCTCATAACACCACAATTCAAGCATACCATAACAGTATTTTTGCCGGAACAATGTTGAGAACTTGCGGGTCAAGTACATTACGTAAGGTGTGGGCGCGTGAACTTTGCCAGCGGGCAAACTAGTTTGCAAAACATTGTTTTGTCTACcgatatgtacagtcaagttcaAAACATCTTCACAAGCAGACGTTTCAAATATTAACACATTGAGACTAAGACACTGACGAAGGTCGTGTAAAGATATTTTAGAGCGTTGTGCTGTTGCTGTTTGTGAACTCAAAAAATTGTGCCCAAAAAACCGATAACTCACGGGTTATAGActatgatagacgatgactggagGGGACTGCTGAATATACCCTCTACACTATTGTCCctgccagtcatcgtctatcatcgccgatagtggcGACGAGCCATAAGGGTTATCTATAAGGGTTACCTTTAAAAAATACGTGGATGTCTATTGGTTTCCATAAAGTTTTGagtcataattcataatatattGTTTGTTCACATGTTCGTTAGTCATTTTTTTGGTTtctctcagaaacgcgtaacttttcaggattgccataaaacaaacataacctaacctaactataggataaccttacgaaaatcctgaaaagttaacggtttcagaattatgactaatgataatctgacaatcattacattatgactttctataattatgtcaaacaaagggaccccgtctTAAAACCTTGAAACAGCATAAGCAGGTATTATTTAACCCTCCACGTAGTTGCGAACTAAAACACCAGTCAAAGCAAAATTACTGGAAAACAATACGTGTAATTATGGTTTGCAGTTAAGGAGAACTTTGACTTCATATcaagaaattaaatatatttttcccctcactagctcggaaagttgtcttttatccttcaatacaagcggggaaaaacgcgttttatccactagtggggaaagtaatttgaccttggatggagcgtgtttaagtagcttgacagataacaaaacgtaaatcgtttatgacaatgattcgttcgatattaattatcattaaataaatggtttgagaatctaataaaaaataccaaattcagctttatttaataattttaagtcataaacctgcaaattccataagaaacgttagattttttataatgatgttaaatataattctgaacgcacaagttgagttgatgcaatttcaaaacgcatccttgacattttatacgtcagaacagaaatgtcaacagtgtcaacaaaatttttacttaacttctcaccgactcacgtaaaaatcagaatttccagtgttttctgttataatatcgtaaaaaaataagtgattccagtgatgaagatgatctatcGTCTGTGGaagttgcactttcctcgctatagtgaggggaaaagttttgtgttacacacgggtgcaaatgtattttacttctcgtgtttcaattgcacactcgcgggtaaaatacaactttgcacccttgtataacaaataactatttcaccacaccagctggtaaaggctctcttgattgttcaaacaCTGataaaagttgcattttattcacatgtgagtcaaagtaatcaaatgcaaattttgagttgttttcttatgtttgttggtagaattgacttttaaatgatgatttatgaatgataaatatttaataacattcattttgaatcgatttgctttgattttatttgatattttacagttagtattttccttatgttggtgtggtaattttttttgtttcactcgttggcaaaatttgtttaaccctcgcaacgctcaagattccatttttcgaaccacttgttacgctcgtggttcaattttggaatctttcgcttgctcgggtatcaatattagcacgagaggttaaataacaacttataaaaatCCGtgcagtagtttttgagttcctttatcgcgaacatacagacatagTGATGAATAGATAAATTCATGTTTGTGCTGGGTAAGGCAGAGGAATCGACCGGGTCAGCGGTAACATGAGGATGCTTCCTCTTAAGTTGAGCCTGGCAAATTTTCTACGGCAATGTAAAATGAAAGAGTtgctattaaattattaaatagctgtcataaaaatataaaagcgTGGAACATCATTAAAAACATTGCATTTACTAGAAAGCTTGAGGTGCATAAGACATTTTCAACAAGCGTAAAAcgtcttaaattttaaaattatcctGTTTTCTTTGGAAAAATGTTGAATTTAGACTACGACGAAATGTTTAAGATATCCATATTGGCTTTGAAGATAAATCGTTCGTACCCCACCATCCCTAAAAACAAGTTGTGGTTGTGCAGCGTGATTCCCATGCACGGGTTATTTTGTTTCGTCTTCTGTTTGGTCGTGAACAGTATGATATTCCACGATTTAAAAAACGGTAATTTCACCGCCGCCTGCACCAACGGTATTTTCGCAGTCCTTTTTATTTGCGTCTCCTTCAAATATTCAGTTTTGTTAACGAAAACAGAAGATATAACATTTGCTATGAATAAAGTTAAAGGCGACTTTGCGGCCGCTAAGCGTTTATGTTCTGTTGAGCAAGCTATAACCTCTGAGTACGCTAACAGAGCGAGCTGGGTAACGAAAGTATGGCTTCTCACTTCCTCTTCTGTCTTCTCCGTATTTCCAATGCAAGTTATTGTGCTATCCATCTACTATTACGCGATTGGAGACTTTCGATTTGTCCACATGTACCAAATGACTTATCCAGAAGCTTTTGAAACGCACAAGGATGAGACATATACGTATCTATTCCTGTTATTCCTGCAGATTTATTATGGGGTATATACATTGCTCATGTACATGGGGTTTACGCCTATGGGGCTGATTTTCATGTTGCATGCGTGTGGGAGGATAGAGATTGTGAAGTATAGGATTAGTAAACTGTTTGAAGGGGAACATTATGATCCGAGAGAGATACAACAGCGATTAAAGAATATTGTGATGCCTTTGCAAGATGTTCTGGAGTAAGTTAAAAACATGTACAGCGATACgctaaaagttttaattgaGAATGTCCACTTTTTTGTgattaatgatttatttatttagttttgtaGATCTTTTAAAGGATACATTCCGAGTAGTTTACGAGGTATACATGAAAGCTACCACTATTGTCTTCCCAATTGCATTATACGAAATCCTTGAGGTAAGTCACATCAGTACCTAAATTAATAACTGATAGAcaatttattatgtattttcttTTACTGTTCTAACAAAGGTTAATATCCACCAACACAAcagttaggtacatatttattaaataccttTTTTTGACGATCGACTGACTTGACCGACTCTCTGCTAGCGTTTTCCGACTAGGCTGACTTTTTGGCAGCATTGCTTGCCTTGGCTGACTTATCAACTGACCACTCTGACGCTTTGCCAGGGTTGCTCGTACTGCGTGCAGGGAAGACTTGCAAATCGCACAGTCCCAGCAAAACGTTACTACACTAGTGGACAACATGACGtataaacttttataatattttcttaatttgTGGCAAGAAACACAACACTAATTTTAAGAATAATCTTGAGATTTTTCAcgacatagtttattttattaaaaatttgtaagaTGTCTATTGTCCGATAACAAGTTGATTGCAGATTTTTTGCACTGCAGATATTTCGCGAACTTCGGGCGTTTATGTGTTTATACTTGAGTATATCCTTCGGAACTGCCATCTTTGGA
The window above is part of the Cydia strobilella chromosome 12, ilCydStro3.1, whole genome shotgun sequence genome. Proteins encoded here:
- the LOC134745799 gene encoding odorant receptor 85c-like, whose translation is MLNLDYDEMFKISILALKINRSYPTIPKNKLWLCSVIPMHGLFCFVFCLVVNSMIFHDLKNGNFTAACTNGIFAVLFICVSFKYSVLLTKTEDITFAMNKVKGDFAAAKRLCSVEQAITSEYANRASWVTKVWLLTSSSVFSVFPMQVIVLSIYYYAIGDFRFVHMYQMTYPEAFETHKDETYTYLFLLFLQIYYGVYTLLMYMGFTPMGLIFMLHACGRIEIVKYRISKLFEGEHYDPREIQQRLKNIVMPLQDVLDFVDLLKDTFRVVYEVYMKATTIVFPIALYEILEALKEGRLSIEFMTFIIAGVVLCFAPCYYSDLLMEKGLSLRMCVYASGWEAYPDSAMRRTLCIIMCRLERDVAIRTLFRTVNLDAFSELCHQSYALFNVINAAWT